The following is a genomic window from Episyrphus balteatus chromosome 1, idEpiBalt1.1, whole genome shotgun sequence.
tgactgtgggacaccctgtataactaATCTGTTTTGGCGAATGGATATAAATACaatagcccaaaaaattaaaggatgaaacataatttttgattttttagtaattttagaTAGGCTGTAGGTATTTTATTGAAGAATAATCGCAAAAAGATAAATAGtacagtgcatttatgatgttcatattaTATGGGTGACCCAGcagtttttaacaattttttcgctcattcgatagagaatTGGCTGAGCATCAAAACCTTGATTTTTCGCActtgtgaaattcaccttttggccgccatcttggattttagtttttataaaatatctcGACTTCTGTTCATCCTAGGTAAAAGTTGGTAATACAAGGAATGTATTCAATTGAATTTCGCGTCTCTTAtgttattaacattttttcgatattctgaatattaaaaaagttacaatccAAAAGCAGAGGAAacaacattttcttaaatcttatcactttctaacccaattttgaaaaaaaaacttgctcatcttaaaattctctataaatacaaaagttattatgtaatacttttttttgtcaaaaaaaaaaatatcctttttgtctgtttttttttttacttttttctaaatttttttttcaaccaaatttttaattttaagtgctaagtgagtattttataacttgtgttacaagagaaaattcaggatgtgcatttttaaaatttttcagtttCTACATTTTGTTCATATCCATTAATTTAATTGCTTTAATGAAAATGTTAAGGGTTTTGGGTGTTTACTAGAGAGAGGAAATTGAAGTTTTAGGACAAACATTAATTGAAACCAATATGGAAAAGCTGAAAAATTAAcagttattaatggtacctgccataaaaccattttctcTGTTTCTGACCTTTTAATAAACGAGCAATTTCAACAAAAgtttgttttacagaatttttggagttggaatattttttggaataacGGTTTTATGTGTGTTAACTAATAATTAAATCTCGCCAGGAATATCATGAAAGTGGCAATTATAAAGTCTAGCcgatcactgtggcgtatgcgtaacattttttttctatagaaaaacttaAACAGAATTTATATTCCTAACCGGTCGCTTAAAGCATTACATATATTAGGTTTCTATTACTACTGCTTCTTATAAGCTTAATAGAAGAAAAATATCGttaccttaaaaaaattaaaactccttAAAAATTATGTCTATAGAAAACATGCATATTTGTGTAGGAAGAAATATAATGCCCAGAAGTGTATTTTCAAAACATCGTGCCCAATAAGACTACGTCGTCGTCAATGATATGAGCTTGCAATAAATAACTGTTAAATATTCTTTCCGCATATCTCATCACTTACAAAACCACCTCAAACAATCCGACATTCAAAAAATATACCacccataaaaataaaaatctgtctGGCATAATCCGTCCAAAAGGGAAAaactaacacaaaacaaaaattataaaacaaaagcaACGCCATCGCCAACTTATGACATAACGCACAATCAAATAAAGAGCGTTTAAGTCCAATGAACTGCatccagcaacaacaacaataaaaaacaagtcATAAAATCACACAAAATTTACTGACAAAAAACTCAACAACATGCAAAATGTGACTTGAATCTATAACTACATCACACATTTAACTCAGCTTCAATCTTTCAAGCCGTGTGTTGTATAGGTAACAAATCTATCAAGCGCAATTTCAGTTAAAAGTGCGTCACAATCACAATGTTGCAACGACGACGACGCCATTCAGTGTAAGTGACtgggcaataaaaaaaaagaacgccTCAGCCCAGACCCCAGCTCAATTCAACTCAACTCGAAACCACCACGTCAAGCTTACCAATCGACTATTTAAAGTCTTCAGCTGTTCAAAGCTTAATCACGTTTTGGGCTGCGTATTGTATGTTATATCGTATATGTTTGTATGCCCGTGAGGCGCGTAAACTTTATCtgtgttccatttttttttttttttttttttttttttttcttaaaagggGTCTGAGCTGAATAAGAGTCTcatggctttaaaaaaatactttcacgAGACCTCCACCttaattttatgttgtttttttttttttcttctgttttcaACTTGTAGTCACTTAAGTTGCATAATGGCAGAAACCAAACGCGCGCAGAAACTCTTCAGTCTTGATAGTGTTTTGCAACAATAGACCCACAAACAAGCTTCATGAAAAAAAGGGGTGTTAGTTATGAGAGTAGGTAACTAATTTATCAAGATCATTGCTTTAGGTGTAATTAGTTGTAGCAGCTCGAGTATAATTAAGACTTTCTCGTGGCGGAAGAAACAATAGGTACTCATAGACGTCATCCAACATTTTTGTGTTTGCGCAAAtgtcattttaaaatgtcaagAAAATATGTTGGCATCTTGAAATTTTCACGAAGGTATGATAAATTTGTACAGTCAATTACAGGTTCTAActttataacaacaatttagCAACTATTCGATAATAATGACGATCCCAAATAGCTATAgtttaaaacaattaattaacaaataaataaaaaaaaaaacgacaactttattgcataattattttgcttatattttattcgttttttttgttgttgttgtggtgaTTGACAGTCATCAAATGTTAATTATTTATAGAAACATacttaaatattaataatattaattaaattgaatagttattaaaaataattctacCTACATTAACAatagttacaaaaaaatatatatattggcACCTTGTTTTCTTAATTCAATTAGGATAacagttttatatttaaatttaattaatttgtttttaaacttaaataattttttcttaaattttgtttttttttaatttttatatttatttagatAAATTCGTATTGTTTTAGATTTAATACTTATATTTaaacttataaataatttaaaacaattttgtaagccaagatgaataaaaaaaacaatttgaaataaaaaaaaaacctaataataataataatcaactattttagatataaaaaaaaaataaaaaacaaaaattgaacaaacttaaacatttttttttatgttaaatattaacaaaaattcaTGGCCATACATATAATTGCgcacttaataaaaaaatttacgattaaCAGTTATCAGAGAACAgcattattaataataataaattcccTCTGATGGCTCCCAATCCTTTTAATTGGTGGGTTTATATACATAAACGGGCGGGCATCGAATTttgatctgaaattaaaaaaaaaaaaaaataattaaatgattagttttttaatcaactattttgtagtttaatttaaaaatttaaaatataaaatcaaatattttagatCTTGAAATATGTTGTGACAAGTcagtttatataatttttatagagaataagtttttaaaattagcaataaataaaaatcatgttaaaatAAGTAGCACagcttaaaaaagaaaactggcTCAAGCATagattattggaaaaaaaatatgtttcaaatAATTTCTAACGTATTTTTacgtaaaaaaatatacaaacataatGGTCGTACGAAACCTAAATTAATGACTCAAACAAAAAGTTTGAATTGGAACAggcaatatttttaataagttcTTTGAAACGATGGTTTTTTTAAGCTCCCTGGCTCGTTCTAAACTTGTTAAGCTATAGAGTTGATAAAATCGCTGAAGATAATTTAGACaggatataaaaaataaaaatctaacaactgtccaaaagaataaaaacttaTATAATTTGTACACGGAAATTTTTTAACGAGACcaatagaatatattttttgtctAACCATTGAGACATAGTTAAATTTCTAATTCGTTGAATGTATCAAATAGAACCACAACCAAGTCCTATTGTTTAATAGATCTTTTGTTTACacctaacaaaaattttttttgataatttgataCAATCATTATTATCAATATAGTTATATCTACTATGCATTTGTATTTGAAGAGTGAATAAACAAAAATCCGTAATATCAAAAATGCTTGTTTAtctgtcccacccgtgacagtagaaaataataatcaaatggAAACATTCTTCTTTTCCCAATATATATTAATCaccaaattttagaaaatatattttgtatagataATGATGTGTAGATTTTGAAAAGGATAAAATCCATTCATTGTTAAAGTATCCAACCCGTTACGATAGAAtgcaatacaattttgtatatgGAGGACATGAATGTAAAAAATGTAAtgatattattatttctttaaaaagaacTATGAACATAACTGAAAatctcaaagtcaaaaatttttgttttattagaattaaaaaaaattattattttctttaaaggtTATTTggattttgttcatttaaagtTTAGCAACCCATTAAGTTTTCCGaaacatatatttttctatTGTATGTTCAAGATTTTCAAgattctaagtttttttttctcagtttttaaatatcatcttttaggcccaatttattgactctcaattaaacttaaatcgccattaaaaaagggaattttaaaattaaaaaccaatttcgtttaattcagtctattttaaggatttttttgaagtttcgcatgattaactaattgagcattaaatttaaaagtcgttttagttaaaacaccaaattcgaccttttaagagggatttttagagcaaatggaggtattaaacagaatttctatttattcactctccattagtgtcaaatgtcattttatttattgtttgattattattttatttgaaaaatgtcaaatgatctaaagaattattaaaaaaaacatcacaattatgaataaaagtccagactagaattttttgaaggtatacacatatcgtcggtgaaaccagaaaactgtgtaactccattttagcaaattttataggacagcaaaaaaacaaaatcgttttgaaggcatttgtatgagttttcattttctaatttgttaataaaataaaaactatgaactttaaggggattctgagtttaaggaactccttcttcttctcatggcttcaattgtaggttgtagcattctttggttaccactggtaTATCGTCAATGTCGTGCATTTTCGCCTGgcgttttcagctgcaaaatacttacgggccatagtttttatggtttttcttcaaattcaaatctatttgatttgacaaaattgtagcttttgacagattatttttcaaaaaaaataaaaaatccctaggatatttttaacagagttttaaatttaaagtttccattaaaagtaaggactttaactaaagaagagtgaattaaatgaatttttaatgatgtatacttaaaggcgacaatagtttaacaaggccgttaactaaagcgataaatttcaaaatttaatggaggctcaataaattggcccttagatgatattaaatttgagaaaaatattctttcgtttttttaaaacaaggtacctatgtttttgggaaaaaaattctaattatgGATAGCACTCAAAAATTTGATACGGATAATGGAAAAAATAAAGAGTTCCACAATTCGTTTGTAAAACTGTCGTTTATCCGCTTATTCCCATACCTAGTTCTTAAACGAATAGTAACTTTGcacctttattttgttaaaaacttcgaataaggttttattttaatgaaaaaaataacagtTCATTTTATATTTCACTTAacatgttttgtaatttttttatttcccgaTTTCTGATTATGGATTAATAGATtttaacgaaactttcgttgtaCAGAAAGGTTAAGGCAAGCTTTAAGTAATGTTCTTAAGcgtaaagtaaacaaaaaagttaagaatacaattaaaaattatgatatttcatttaaattaattttaaataacaaagaaaactaaaaaaaaaactaaattggggccgaattatgtatatttttgcgATCGATTACTCcgaaattttctctttttttgtatCAGAAAAATAGGAAAATAGATCTTcaatttctaaataaaatcaaaatattttaaaatgatgaCCAACTAAGACCAAAAATGTGAATAATTGTCATCAAAGTAATTAAAGTACATATTGAGAAAGAaagtaagaaataaaaaactttttcagtGTTCACATTCAGATTCAGTACTtaacgaaaatcaaaaaacatttataagtaCCTACATTTTAAGTTATTGTTCGTTAAGTTtagttatttttgatttttttttttttttttttgttatatgggctaagtagataaaacaaaatgtaaaacTTACTTTTTCGAGTTCTCTAAACTATAACTTAATCTTAAATTGATTACTTAATTTTGGTCTTATCTTTTATTTGAAACCGTATTCTGTCATTAAAACTTCCCAAGAGGCTTATAATTCTCTATTTCTTGAATTAAACTATGTAATTGAATTAAATAGAAAACACTGTTTAATTCCAATTACAACATCAATTTTCCACCTTCTTTATAATTTCAAACTAGTTTTTTCCTATCTCACatgaattaaaatgtttatcgttgaaaaacaaaaaaagaaaaaaacatgtaaacATCTATCAAGAACCTTAAACTATGAGTAAACAAGAGGTTATACAGATTAACATAACGTATGCGATTGTGCATATTTCAGGGTTTTGAGTTATCAGAAAAGTCAATGGGTTTCTCCTTTAACCACCCAATAGTTATTATAGCGTTAAGAATGAGGttaatttaaatctaaaaaagaTATTCTCAAAATAACAACATGAATCAGGTCAGATAACACCAAGACTGGCTGGGCAGACtcacaatttaattacctattttACTTTGTAAGGTTTTCAGGTGAATAATGAATATTACCTAATTTGTCAATTGTTTTTACAGAAAGTGACGAATATAAAAGATCCAGACAttctattcaaacaaaaaatttttttttcgactaaaTGACTCTACAGTTGTTATATCTTAATTAAGTCTTCTTGACAAcgatatatatttttagaagCTTCATAAACACTTCAAGGTCTTTAATCTatctgttttttgtttgaacttaaaaaaaactagaaaaagtGATAAAAACTGTCAGAAAAGAGTGTGTCTCATAAATTTTAAGAgccataaaacaaaacaaaaacaatttcaactCAAAgccttgacatttttttaacaaaaacaaagagaCTCACCTTTTTTTTACTCTAAATTCGCActcgtttgttttgtttgctttaatttatatattttctccAATATCTCTTCCTCATACAGTGCTCAATTCACAGGCGCCACAGTTTGTCCAAATTTCCTAGCCCTCGATCCAAATCCCTTACTACCATCCGGTCCAATTGGTGTTCTCACCACATTCTCAGCTTTATGAGTTGCATTCAAAAAACTACCCGTTCGTGACCTTGGTGTTCCTTCAAATTCTCCagttttgtaattattcaaaaaactacCCGTTCTCGATCTTGGTGAACCTTCAAAATCTGATCCAAATGAACATCTTCGATCATAACCGGAATCTGTTGATATACGTCTACCATTGTAATACTCATAGCCAGCCATTTTGCATTTTGGATCAAAGTTATTCGAAAATCTGCGATAAGTGTGTTCATTCTCGATCAGCATACCTGTTTGAGAATCTGCCGAAGGCTTACGACTAAAGTTATTATAATCATTCGATTGACGACGAGGCATCACTACCATTTCATTACTAGCATTCGAATAAGTTCTCTCGAATGGGAACGATCCATTCGAAAATCTCCGTTGACTACAATCCGAGTCCGAACCGTGAGAGAGTTTACGATAAGGCTCAACATTCTGTGATCCACGACGACTGTTCGAACAAGGACAATTCTCCGAACATCCCGAATCACGTCTCAAATCCGTACCCTCCATCGAACAGTTCGATGGACGACGTGATATTTCCGAACAAGTCGAATAACCATCATTCGAACAAGCTGAATACCGTCTAACTGGTGCCACTATTTCTCCATTGGCAGCAGTATTATTAAAACGACGTGGTGATGACGCATAAAAGTTCATATTATTCGGAGCAGCTGTGGAATTGCCATTCTCCAAAGAGTTATTTCGCGACAGACTTTGATAATGACTAAGTGCGTGATGTgcatattgttgttgttgtgccaGCTGATGTTGCGGTTGTGCTGTTTGATGATGACTATGCGCATGCGTATGATGATGTAAGCTGTCACCCTTGACATGGAAGTCCGAATGATTTCGACGTAATCTAAATCGTAAATCAGTTTCATTGGGTAAAACATTTAGGCTAAAACTTCCTCCACGTGCTCGTTCAAAGTTATTTTCGTAATtgtagtttttataattttcaaccATTTTAACAACTGGAGCTCCTCCTGATCCTCCTCCACCAACAGCTTTCTTTCCGGTCTTCTTCTTCGGGGCAACCATATCGAAGACCTGGAAGTTTCCAGGAAGGTTCTTGGCATTCCTAGCAGCTGATGACTCGATGTATTCTACCAAAGCACATTCTTTCTGTTGCATTTCAGggtatttattcataaattgaCGAACATCAACTGGAATAGCCATACCAGGCTTAAGAATACGAATAAGAGCAATCTCTccacattttgaaaatatatcgGAGACTTTTTCAATACTCAATTTATCCATGGGAAGATCGCAAGCTACAATTGTCCTCGATGGCATAGTTTCATCAAAACTTGGCAAAGGATCAATTCGAcgaacttttgtacattcttcgTTAAGTTCGATATGTTTACCTTTCCTACGAACTGCATGTCCGACAACTCTCCAATCTTTGGTCAGTTGACGAACTCGCTTGAAACTTGATACTAATTTGAGACTGACAAAACCTTCCTTATTACGACGAACATGTTTCAATAAGAATGCATCCTTTAAAATACtatcatttgaaaaataaaattcaacttgTTCAACAATTTCTTCGGACAAATGATCATCAGGTATTTCCGATGCATCCAACATATCAATCTCAATCACTTGATTCTCACCAAGTTCATTGTCAAGGCCGCTGCCGTTAGTGTTGCCATTAGTATTGCCATtctgatgatgttgatgataaTCCTTGGCCTGCATTGATTCGGTCTTGATACCTTCAAATGAACCGCGCCTGTTCATTGACGATGCTGACGTTTGATCATCACGCAGATGATATTGAAGATAATGATGCGGCATTGCATGATGATGATGCAAGCCATGATGATGGAAACGATCATTTGTTATTTCATTTAACACTGgcgattgttgttgttgttgttccttGGGCAGCGGTTTTAACTCATCTTCCTCTTCGGACACTGATTCCATTGAATCGCCACTATTACCAAGATCAATAAGAAGATTGTGATGTTGGCGATCGTGCTTCGGTTTTAGTGATGgaagctgttgttgttgctgatcatcatgatgttgttgttgcaaTTCATTGCTAATCGTGTAAACTTGCATTCCATTTTGAGAAACTGCAATAACATTCTGTTGCACTGGCTGCTGACGTTGGTGCATTTGAAGACGTAAAAGTTTTGATGGCAAAGATGATGAAATCGGTACAATTGCTTGTGTCGATAAGGCAGTGGAATTATTACCCTTTTCTTCTCCGTTTTCTGTCATCATCATGATACCAGATGTCTCAGATGATAATAATTTGCTGCTTGTACTTGCATCACTTTCACTTTCTTTTACCGCCACATTACCGCAATACATCACGCTTGAATCATTTTCATCGTATTCTCTACACTTggacatggtttttttttttattttacctttctttcaaaagacaacaacaacaaatacaaaaaaaaaattgtaataaaataaaaagtaataacaCCAAGTTTGGGGGGCAAATTCACAGTTTATAATACTACTATGCCACTGAAGGAAATAACAAAAGTATCTTTGAAGTTCAACAAACAAGAGATACTGGATACTAGTTTGTTGTGCTCTTGAAACCACAAACGGAGCGAACGGTTAGGAGGTTCCAAAGAGACAGACGCGAGACGAGCTGGCGATGTAATTTTCTTCGTGTGATCGTGTAATAGAAGAAATTTCACTTTCACTTTTCAATTGTTGTTTCTGTGCGCGAAGTAAcgagtatcttttttttttttttgtgaataagcAGATACCTGGGATAGCTTTATAAGTATCTTTTGTATGTTGGGTATCTTTTATGCGCGTAATCCGTTTATGTagagatataatttttaattttataaaaaagatagttttttttttataaggccGCGACACCAACAAGGAGTTTAACGGTTATTTTTtcgagttttttgtttttgtgtgaaTATGGTGCAATCCGTTTAGAAAGCATTCACATTTTAGTGTTTAGTATGTCGAAATCACTTTgatagtttttgagatattcacatttaaaGTTgcgttttttttcgattttttctagtttttgaatttattgtcTTAGGGATGCACTTTTATAACTTCTTTAATAATCCTTTTGAAGttcttgttgtttatttttcttaaattcacttttacacaaaaaagatagatattttttttatataaaacgaaagtatctttttttttcaaggtatttaaaaaaaaaagcttgtgCCGGGTTGGAGTACGTTGATTAGACTGAAATCGCAAATTGATTTTTAGCCGGTTATATACCATCCGTAGTGTCTGGTGTCTGCTTTGAGAATCGTCTGAAAGGTGTGCGCACAGTCGACATTCtcctttattttttgtgtgcgatatatatttatttattggtGTGTACTGTGTATGAGCGATACTTTTTGTATCCCGTTGTAATAAATACCCCTACtctgggtgttttttttgttgttgttgatcgCGACCGCGAATAtacacttgatttttttttttttaagtagaggAGATGCAAGCCTATAACAAACATTCACAATGAATGAATTGAAAAGCTTTAGATACTTTTTATTGGGAGAGCTTTGTAGATTGCGTTGCGTGTCTGCAATCTGCACGCATTTTTTCGATCTTTGAGAGGCTGCTTTTAGTTGTATGTGGTCCACCCGCTGCTATAGTGGAtggatggattttttttttttcatatttttacgaggtgaggttttttttgctttataggTGTCTGGCGGATACGCACAAGgcgagatagtttttttttgtctttttttttttgaataattaaattgcattttagtaagaaaaaaaaacacaaaacaaattaatatagaACCCACGTGGTATTAAGAACTTATAGCTCACACCCAGCACCTGTTTGGTACGATCTAgatattttgttagaaaatataTCTTTGTACctagatataatttttttttgagaataaataaaaacaaaaagcgaAACCTTGGCAATATACTTATATGCAGTTGTGTGATCATTATGATgatatatagtaggtacctactgtaTAGAacttataaatgcaaaaaaatatttgcatagtTAATTGAATTGGCAATTAAATGCGATGATGCATGATGCATCGAAATGTAATgaaattgatattaatttaCAGTTTGGTAGCTCTGGGTAGGTAGAAGTATTATGTCAGAAgaatttttataggtttttagaGATGTTATAATAGTGAGGTGTATTTTGTTATTGTAATTTGAGATGAGACAagaatttaaatagaaaaacaagaaagacaaaaattaaGTAATAGTAAATTTGCAGACATTTTGGGACTTTAATAGAAGCTATGTTGGGGAATAAGGAAGATAAATTTTCATGGGTGATTGATTGGTTTTGTATAAAGAAtacataaaagaaaattatataaaattaaacggtccaaaaatttttcaacttaTGATTATACTGTGTAGTACAAAAATAAAGCAATTGCTCACGACTGAGGTTTTTTAAATCGTAAAGCTGAAAGGATTCAAACAATTCAGATTTaggttagtttttatttaatttttagaacCATTTTTTGTAATCATTACGTCATTCGTATGGAATCGAAGTTTTGGACTCCTCAATTTTAGGTAAGGAAAGTGTATTCCCTAGAAAATTGGGCAAAATGAATTGTGAGcgtttaagaaattaaatgatgataacactggtctgcaaaatttaactttttttttctccttcaaatatttgtttgatattatgaaagattagactttcctgaatctaaatctggtttcagaaaaattctatcaggtaccatttttgtaaaaatgatttctgaaaaatgtgggtagtttctaaaaaatcaatttttgagatttaattgaactcgtgcaaaattaaaactatttgtagcattgagctcaaatttggaggaattattcctcgtaatatggcctatcgattgacaccaaatatgtccttttacattaatgtttactcatattttaaaatactgatttataaaaaaagcagaaatatctaagtcctttactttttagtaaatccaacatgaacaaaaacactttaattaaggaaaatgtaaaatatcaacgcccattatattaataaagtcaaatatgtaaagaaaaccataataaaatacattaaacataatttttacgtgttttgtaattttatatactatttatctacTTAGAAATATCtcatttgtaataaaccattcgataaactgccttgtaaagcttaagatttgtttctcccagaaacaaaagtatacttttcttatagcttttgatgtgctgagttagaatccgaagccaaaaaaattctatcacgtgaggattttaagatattcgcattaaagtatcacataatcaagttttttcttagaaaatctcaataaaaactactatatctcacaaaccagag
Proteins encoded in this region:
- the LOC129905928 gene encoding uncharacterized protein LOC129905928 gives rise to the protein MSKCREYDENDSSVMYCGNVAVKESESDASTSSKLLSSETSGIMMMTENGEEKGNNSTALSTQAIVPISSSLPSKLLRLQMHQRQQPVQQNVIAVSQNGMQVYTISNELQQQHHDDQQQQQLPSLKPKHDRQHHNLLIDLGNSGDSMESVSEEEDELKPLPKEQQQQQSPVLNEITNDRFHHHGLHHHHAMPHHYLQYHLRDDQTSASSMNRRGSFEGIKTESMQAKDYHQHHQNGNTNGNTNGSGLDNELGENQVIEIDMLDASEIPDDHLSEEIVEQVEFYFSNDSILKDAFLLKHVRRNKEGFVSLKLVSSFKRVRQLTKDWRVVGHAVRRKGKHIELNEECTKVRRIDPLPSFDETMPSRTIVACDLPMDKLSIEKVSDIFSKCGEIALIRILKPGMAIPVDVRQFMNKYPEMQQKECALVEYIESSAARNAKNLPGNFQVFDMVAPKKKTGKKAVGGGGSGGAPVVKMVENYKNYNYENNFERARGGSFSLNVLPNETDLRFRLRRNHSDFHVKGDSLHHHTHAHSHHQTAQPQHQLAQQQQYAHHALSHYQSLSRNNSLENGNSTAAPNNMNFYASSPRRFNNTAANGEIVAPVRRYSACSNDGYSTCSEISRRPSNCSMEGTDLRRDSGCSENCPCSNSRRGSQNVEPYRKLSHGSDSDCSQRRFSNGSFPFERTYSNASNEMVVMPRRQSNDYNNFSRKPSADSQTGMLIENEHTYRRFSNNFDPKCKMAGYEYYNGRRISTDSGYDRRCSFGSDFEGSPRSRTGSFLNNYKTGEFEGTPRSRTGSFLNATHKAENVVRTPIGPDGSKGFGSRARKFGQTVAPVN